The following nucleotide sequence is from Drosophila kikkawai strain 14028-0561.14 chromosome 2L, DkikHiC1v2, whole genome shotgun sequence.
GCAGGTGTTTGCGTCGCCAGTGATGACGTTGCCATCCATACTGCTTGGGAGTGTATCTGCGTTAAGGGTGTGTACCTTGTACGCAGATTGCCGGAGAGACGGGCCCTGCTGGCTGTGCGTCGTCTGGGTGATAATGGCTGCGTGGTCGCTGTATGTGAGCAAATCCGTGACCTTCCAGTGGCTGGTCCGGCAGAGCTCCGGGCTGGCGAAAGTCAGGTCAATGATTGACTCTCTGCCTGTCTTGCTATAGGTGCATCTAGCTCCATCGTTCAGGAGACAAACGTCTAATGTGGCCAGGGCGTCCAGAAGGATGGTTCCCCGCTGAGTCGTTTTCGAAATCCCCCAGGCGGTGGACCACGCATTGAAGTCCCCAGCAATTAGTACTGGGGATCTTCCGCGGGCATCTCGGGCGATCTCCTGCAAGATGTCTCTAAAGGCATCTATATGCAAGCTCGGGGCTAGGTAGCAGCTGTATATGGTGGTTGCTTGGACCTTAGCCCTGGCATAGCCAGGTCTCGACGCCCTCTGCGACAGGTGACCGGGGGACTGCCCGCAGCTCCATATGGCTGCACCACCATCCGCACTCTGTTGCCATACTCCTTCTGCCTTTGACTTGTACGGTTCACTCAGTACAGCAATGTCAATTTTCTCCTCGAAAACCGTCTGTGACAGCAGATCTTGGGCAGCTCTGCAGTGGTTTAAGTTAAGctgtaaaaacttaaccaTTCTGCGTGTTATGGGTGGCCTTCAGGTAATCAGGGCAGATCCTGCTCAGAGTAGCGTGCGCAGCTTCACCCGCGGGTTTGCCTCCTCTGGTGCATAGGATACACCTGGGCTTGGCTTGGCACGTGTAGTGCTTGTGGCCTTCTTCCCCGCATCTGAAGCAGGAGTTTTGTGTGGCCTTGGCTACTGAGTCTGAGGCACTGCATTTCGACCCATCCGATTCGGATTTTGCCCTTATCGAGCAGTCTCCGCGCATGATCAGGCCTGAGGCTGACAGTTGCTGTTTGCGTGCCGCCAAACGCCTTCCGCATCCTGGGTGCAGCGTTGCTTGGGATGTCGCAATCCTCTCCGGCAAACAGAGCCATGGTGACTTCTTCGCCGCTGGTCATCTCGTCCAGGTCGCGAATCTCCACTTGCATAGTTTCCTGCATGACCGCCACCTCTGCTTTATCAGCTATG
It contains:
- the LOC138928516 gene encoding uncharacterized protein yields the protein MQETMQVEIRDLDEMTSGEEVTMALFAGEDCDIPSNAAPRMRKAFGGTQTATVSLRPDHARRLLDKGKIRIGWVEMQCLRLSSQGHTKLLLQMRGRRPQALHVPSQAQVYPMHQRRQTRGAAQDLLSQTVFEEKIDIAVLSEPYKSKAEGVWQQSADGGAAIWSCGQSPGHLSQRASRPGYARAKVQATTIYSCYLAPSLHIDAFRDILQEIARDARGRSPVLIAGDFNAWSTAWGISKTTQRGTILLDALATLDVCLLNDGARCTYSKTGRESIIDLTFASPELCRTSHWKVTDLLTYSDHAAIITQTTHSQQGPSLRQSAYKVHTLNADTLPSSMDGNVITGDANTCADILAARIKAACDVAMASSTRGNGRRPVPWWNHEISVARSECLSARRRCQRSRGRPTQELLETRYKEKKKALKIAIKTSKSRCFQELCDAADQEPFGSAYELVMGKLYRPPTPTSQEQLGAIISTLFPSQPPLVLPNIAASEAIFTNEEEILCALAAARQQKPLVPMAFPTLHCMP